One part of the Methylobacterium terrae genome encodes these proteins:
- a CDS encoding TetR/AcrR family transcriptional regulator, whose amino-acid sequence MPAAPRRYDPDRRARIVRAALDVIAGHGVAGTTHRRIAAAADVPLGSTTYHFANLDDLLTEAFTLLADTVAARFAERLAAAGTRAEACEAVVDLVVDESWATPRTMLLSYELYAYAARVPALRRVMQDWMGKSRAALERHFAPETARALDAMIEGLTIHRSVDRQPAGRDEVRAIVARLAGTPPTLP is encoded by the coding sequence TTGCCCGCCGCCCCGCGCCGCTACGATCCCGACCGCCGCGCCCGCATCGTCCGGGCCGCCCTCGACGTGATCGCCGGGCACGGCGTCGCCGGCACCACGCACCGCCGGATCGCGGCGGCCGCCGACGTGCCGCTCGGCTCGACGACCTACCATTTCGCGAATCTCGACGACCTCCTGACCGAGGCGTTCACGCTGCTCGCCGACACCGTGGCGGCCCGCTTCGCCGAGCGGCTCGCCGCGGCCGGGACCCGCGCCGAGGCCTGCGAGGCCGTGGTCGACCTCGTCGTCGACGAGAGCTGGGCGACGCCCCGCACGATGCTGCTGAGCTACGAGCTCTACGCCTACGCCGCCCGCGTGCCGGCCCTGCGCCGCGTGATGCAGGACTGGATGGGCAAGAGCCGGGCGGCCCTGGAGCGGCACTTCGCGCCCGAGACCGCGCGGGCGCTCGATGCGATGATCGAGGGCCTGACGATCCACCGCTCGGTCGACCGGCAGCCGGCCGGCCGCGACGAGGTGCGGGCGATCGTCGCCCGGCTCGCAGGCACCCCGCCCACGCTTCCTTGA
- the htpG gene encoding molecular chaperone HtpG → MSETQATETGPTEAVERHSFGAEVGRLLDLVVHALYSEREIFLRELVANAADAVDRRRFGALTDAALALPADAKVRIIPDKAARTLTLSDPGIGMGKDELAQNLGTIARSGTRAFSQSLADAKPEERPSLIGQFGVGFYSAFMVADRVEVTSRKAGTDEAWTWASEGQGEYTLAPSTRAETGTDIVLHMKADAEEYLEPLRLETIVRKWADHITVPVTLVRDGEEVPSTKGTALWRKPKSEVSEEEYTEFYRQVAHAFDKPWATLHWRAEGQLEFTALLFVPGMKPFMAVEEQRESKVRLHVRRMFITDEAGLLPSWLRFVQGVVDTEDLPLNVSREMLQATPVLARIRRAVMAKVLSELKTRAKDAESYATFWQAFGPVLKEGLWEDAEHRQDIANLLRFRSSTQEGWTSLADYVARMKPNQEAIYILVGDDTEALKRSAQIEGFSARGLEVLLLSDHVDAFWPERFDAYEGKPIRSITQGGDDLSAFEPEVTEADAPADLADLLPKLKEVLKDDVSDVKASQRLVDSAVLLSAPAFGPDLQMQRLLRRAGRDGGGMGGQPVLELNPRHPLIRRIAERAAAGEDVGEAAQTLVDLAHVQGGDPPRDPVAFARRVAAALAQG, encoded by the coding sequence GTGAGCGAGACCCAAGCGACCGAGACCGGACCGACCGAGGCTGTGGAGCGGCACAGCTTCGGCGCCGAGGTCGGGCGCCTCCTGGACCTCGTGGTCCACGCCCTCTACTCCGAGCGCGAGATCTTCCTGCGCGAGCTCGTCGCCAACGCCGCCGACGCGGTCGACCGGCGCCGGTTCGGGGCGCTGACCGACGCCGCGCTGGCGCTGCCGGCGGATGCCAAGGTGCGAATCATCCCCGACAAGGCAGCCCGGACCCTGACCCTGTCCGATCCCGGCATCGGCATGGGCAAGGACGAGCTGGCGCAGAACCTCGGCACCATCGCGCGCTCCGGCACCCGGGCCTTCAGCCAGTCGCTCGCCGACGCCAAGCCCGAGGAGCGCCCGAGCCTGATCGGCCAGTTCGGCGTCGGCTTCTACTCCGCCTTCATGGTCGCCGACCGGGTCGAGGTCACCTCGCGCAAGGCCGGCACCGACGAGGCCTGGACCTGGGCCTCGGAAGGGCAGGGCGAGTACACGCTGGCGCCCTCGACGCGCGCGGAGACCGGCACCGACATCGTCCTCCACATGAAGGCCGATGCCGAGGAATACCTCGAGCCGCTCCGCCTCGAGACCATCGTGCGCAAGTGGGCCGACCACATCACCGTGCCGGTGACCCTGGTGCGCGACGGCGAGGAGGTGCCCTCCACCAAGGGCACGGCGCTCTGGCGCAAGCCCAAGTCCGAGGTGAGCGAGGAGGAGTACACCGAGTTCTACCGCCAGGTCGCGCACGCCTTCGACAAGCCGTGGGCGACCCTGCACTGGCGCGCGGAAGGCCAGCTCGAATTCACCGCGCTCCTGTTCGTGCCCGGCATGAAGCCGTTCATGGCGGTCGAGGAGCAGCGCGAGAGCAAGGTGCGCCTGCACGTGCGCCGGATGTTCATCACCGACGAGGCCGGGCTGCTGCCGTCCTGGCTGCGCTTCGTCCAGGGCGTCGTCGATACCGAGGACCTGCCGCTCAACGTCTCGCGCGAGATGCTGCAGGCGACCCCCGTCCTTGCCCGCATCCGCCGCGCGGTGATGGCGAAGGTCCTGTCCGAGCTGAAGACCCGCGCGAAGGACGCCGAATCCTACGCCACCTTCTGGCAGGCCTTCGGGCCGGTGCTGAAGGAGGGGCTGTGGGAGGATGCCGAGCACCGCCAGGACATCGCGAACCTCCTGCGCTTCCGCTCCTCGACCCAGGAGGGCTGGACCTCGCTCGCCGACTACGTCGCGCGGATGAAGCCGAACCAGGAGGCGATCTACATCCTCGTCGGCGACGACACCGAGGCGCTCAAGCGTTCGGCCCAGATCGAGGGCTTCTCCGCCCGCGGCCTCGAGGTGCTGCTGCTCTCCGACCACGTCGACGCGTTCTGGCCCGAGCGGTTCGACGCCTACGAGGGCAAGCCGATCCGCAGCATCACGCAAGGGGGCGACGATCTATCGGCCTTCGAGCCGGAGGTGACGGAGGCCGATGCCCCGGCCGACCTCGCCGACCTCCTGCCGAAGCTGAAGGAGGTGCTGAAGGACGACGTCTCCGACGTGAAGGCGAGCCAGCGCCTCGTCGACAGCGCGGTGCTGCTCTCGGCCCCGGCCTTCGGGCCGGACCTGCAGATGCAGCGCCTCCTGCGCCGCGCCGGCCGCGATGGCGGCGGCATGGGGGGCCAGCCGGTGCTGGAGCTGAACCCGCGCCACCCGCTGATCCGCCGCATCGCCGAGCGCGCGGCCGCCGGCGAGGATGTCGGGGAGGCGGCCCAGACGCTCGTCGACCTCGCCCACGTCCAGGGCGGCGACCCGCCGCGCGATCCCGTCGCCTTCGCCCGCCGGGTCGCGGCGGCCCTGGCGCAAGGGTAG
- a CDS encoding Crp/Fnr family transcriptional regulator, with product MNPLIRKLERFTRLSDADKRLLQHAATARIVNYDTHQDIIAEGEEPCDVNLILAGWVCRYKQLADGGRQIMSFLLPGDLCDLNIFLLRRMDHALGTLTPVVVAKISRDLLQEMLNADPRLTRALWWEVLVTAAIHREWLVNLGRRTALERVAHLLCEIYFRQQAVGRAKDGRCELPVTQAELADALGLSAVHVNRTLRELRLSGLIDWRDKTLGLPDLEGLTRAARFDPDYLHLDYEGERFDAAC from the coding sequence ATGAATCCGCTGATCCGAAAGCTCGAACGGTTCACCCGCCTGAGCGACGCGGACAAGCGCCTCCTCCAGCACGCCGCTACCGCCCGGATCGTCAACTACGACACGCACCAGGACATCATCGCCGAGGGCGAGGAGCCGTGCGACGTCAACCTCATCCTGGCCGGCTGGGTCTGCCGCTACAAGCAGCTCGCCGATGGCGGCCGGCAGATCATGTCGTTCCTGCTGCCGGGCGACCTGTGCGACCTCAACATCTTCCTCCTGCGCCGGATGGACCACGCGCTAGGCACGCTCACCCCGGTCGTGGTCGCCAAGATTTCCCGCGATCTGCTCCAGGAGATGCTGAACGCCGACCCGCGCCTCACCCGCGCCCTGTGGTGGGAGGTTCTGGTCACGGCGGCGATCCACCGCGAATGGCTGGTCAATCTCGGCCGGCGCACGGCGCTCGAGCGCGTCGCCCACCTGCTCTGCGAGATCTACTTCCGCCAGCAGGCCGTCGGCCGGGCCAAGGACGGCCGCTGCGAGCTTCCCGTCACCCAGGCCGAACTCGCCGACGCGCTTGGCCTCTCGGCGGTGCACGTCAACCGCACCTTGCGCGAATTGCGCCTCTCCGGCCTGATCGACTGGCGCGACAAGACCCTCGGCCTCCCGGACCTGGAAGGGCTGACGCGGGCCGCCCGGTTCGATCCGGACTACCTGCACCTCGACTACGAGGGAGAGCGGTTCGACGCCGCGTGTTAG